From one Mobula hypostoma chromosome 28, sMobHyp1.1, whole genome shotgun sequence genomic stretch:
- the marcksl1b gene encoding MARCKS-related protein 1-B has product MGSTLAKPKAQEPGKSSGQENGHVKTNGDVSPTKADGEVASATPGEGSAAAEPVNEAAEGSGDAIEPAPPAEGEAAKSEHTETPKKKKKKTLSFKSFKLGKMTFKKTKKGESAEGSPTEEKTDAKPAEDANAASGKVKEPVAGEVQDEGHAGQETKTNSEAPSTEAAPAKEEQAERSGEADKQEATEETTKAAAAESEAPSSSTAEQKEE; this is encoded by the exons ATGGGAAGCACACTCGCTAAACCCAAAGCCCAGGAGCCTGGCAAGTCCAGCGGACAG GAGAACGGGCACGTTAAAACGAACGGGGACGTATCTCCGACGAAGGCGGATGGCGAGGTGGCCTCGGCTACTCCCGGAGAAGGCAGTGCCGCTGCCGAGCCGGTGAACGAAGCGGCTGAGGGTTCGGGCGATGCCATCGAGCCGGCGCCGCCCGCCGAAGGGGAGGCTGCCAAGTCGGAGCACACGGAGACTcccaaaaagaagaagaaaaagacgCTGTCGTTCAAGTCGTTTAAACTGGGTAAAATGACCTTTAAGAAAACAAAGAAAGGCGAGTCAGCTGAAGGCAGCCCGACCGAGGAAAAGACTGACGCCAAACCAGCCGAGGATGCTAACGCGGCCAGCGGGAAGGTGAAGGAGCCGGTCGCCGGCGAGGTTCAGGACGAGGGGCATGCGGGGCAGGAAACCAAAACTAACAGCGAGGCTCCGAGTACAGAGGCAGCCCCAGCCAAGGAGGAGCAGGCCGAGAGGTCAGGGGAAGCCGACAAGCAGGAGGCAACGGAGGAGACCACGAAAGCGGCGGCGGCGGAGAGCGAGGCGCCCAGCAGCTCCACGGCCGAGCAAAAGGAAGAGTGA